A window of the Oscillospiraceae bacterium genome harbors these coding sequences:
- the thiC gene encoding phosphomethylpyrimidine synthase ThiC: MEYTTQMDAARRGIVTDAMKTVAEKEHISAEKLMKLMAAGKAIIPCNKNHKCISPSGVGSALKTKINVNLGTSRDCKDLNVELAKVKSAVDMGAEAIMDLSSCGDTQKFRRRLTNECPAMIGTVPIYDAVVYYHKALKEITTEEWLDIVRMHAEDGVDFMTIHCGINRETAKKFKKNKRLMNIVSRGGSIIFAWMEMTGKENPFYEHFDEILEICQKYDVTLSLGDACRPGCLADGTDASQIEELITLGELTKRAWAKNVQVMIEGPGHMPLNQIAPNMEIEKTLCHGAPFYVLGPIVTDIAPGYDHITSAIGGAIAAWKGAAFLCYVTPAEHLRLPDLQDVKEGIIAARIAAHAADLAKGVPGAQDWDDEMALARKKLDWEKMFTLAIDPEKARAYRASSQPEKEDTCTMCGNFCAVKNMNRILDGEIVSIFDE; this comes from the coding sequence ATGGAATACACAACACAGATGGATGCCGCCCGCCGCGGCATTGTCACCGACGCAATGAAAACCGTTGCTGAAAAAGAACATATTTCGGCCGAAAAACTGATGAAGCTTATGGCAGCGGGAAAGGCAATTATTCCCTGCAACAAAAACCATAAGTGCATTTCGCCAAGTGGTGTCGGCTCGGCGCTGAAGACGAAAATTAACGTCAACTTAGGCACTTCACGCGACTGCAAAGACCTGAATGTAGAGCTTGCTAAAGTAAAAAGTGCTGTCGATATGGGCGCTGAGGCAATTATGGACCTGAGCTCCTGCGGAGATACACAGAAGTTTCGCCGCCGCTTGACAAACGAATGCCCCGCGATGATCGGTACTGTGCCGATCTATGATGCCGTGGTCTATTACCACAAAGCGTTGAAAGAAATCACAACAGAAGAGTGGCTCGATATTGTCCGTATGCACGCGGAAGACGGCGTCGATTTTATGACGATTCACTGCGGCATTAACCGTGAAACTGCCAAGAAGTTTAAGAAAAACAAGCGCCTGATGAATATTGTTTCGCGCGGCGGTTCCATTATCTTTGCGTGGATGGAAATGACCGGAAAAGAAAATCCGTTTTACGAGCATTTCGATGAGATTTTGGAAATCTGCCAAAAATACGATGTCACCCTGAGTCTCGGCGATGCCTGCCGCCCAGGCTGTCTGGCTGACGGCACAGATGCTTCGCAGATTGAAGAGCTTATTACTCTGGGCGAGCTGACAAAGCGCGCTTGGGCCAAAAATGTGCAGGTAATGATCGAGGGGCCGGGCCACATGCCACTCAACCAGATTGCACCTAATATGGAGATTGAAAAGACCCTGTGCCACGGGGCACCGTTTTATGTATTGGGGCCGATTGTCACCGATATCGCGCCCGGCTATGACCATATTACTTCGGCAATCGGCGGGGCTATTGCCGCGTGGAAAGGCGCTGCGTTCCTGTGCTATGTCACTCCAGCAGAGCATTTGCGCCTGCCGGACCTGCAGGATGTGAAAGAGGGGATTATTGCCGCCCGCATTGCCGCACACGCGGCCGACCTGGCAAAGGGCGTGCCCGGCGCACAGGATTGGGACGACGAAATGGCCCTTGCCCGCAAAAAGCTGGACTGGGAAAAGATGTTTACCCTTGCAATCGACCCGGAAAAAGCGCGGGCTTACCGTGCTTCTTCACAGCCGGAAAAAGAGGACACCTGTACCATGTGCGGCAACTTCTGTGCAGTGAAAAATATGAACCGTATTCTAGATGGAGAAATCGTTTCCATTTTTGATGAATAA